One genomic region from Streptomyces sp. NBC_01431 encodes:
- a CDS encoding 4-hydroxybenzoate 3-monooxygenase, translated as MHATSPNGSASPTGSTSPNGSASQASPSSPAGSASPTGSTNHGRHTTHHTTVAIIGAGPAGLLLARLLDNAGIDCVVLERRDRAYVEQRQRAGILEQTTVDVLRAAGAAERMDREGMPHDGIELRFDRRSHRIDFPSLTGGRRVMVYAQTEVVKDLIAQQLAGGATLLFEAEVEGVEGVEGAGAGEGGGRGLKDAHQTSAPTPTVHYRHQGHPATLTCEYIVGCDGFHGVARNAVPAAVRTTYERTYPYSWLGILAEAPPVYDELIYAHSPRGFALASMRSPAVSRLYLQVPNGTDPAEWSDARVWEELDARLATDADHGWKLERGPVVAKSVLPMRSWVTEPMRYGRLLLAGDAAHIVPPTGAKGLNLAVADVVTLSRALVQWQVTGSTERLDAYSETCLRRVWRAEHFSYSMTGLLHADPAQSPFETRLQLAQLDRISQSRHAAAELAENYTGLPIKP; from the coding sequence ATGCACGCAACCAGCCCGAACGGTTCGGCCAGCCCGACCGGCTCGACCAGCCCGAACGGCTCGGCCAGTCAAGCCAGCCCGTCCAGTCCAGCCGGTTCAGCGAGCCCCACCGGTTCAACGAACCACGGCCGTCACACCACCCATCACACCACCGTCGCCATCATCGGTGCCGGCCCCGCCGGGCTCCTCCTGGCCCGGCTGCTCGACAACGCCGGGATCGACTGCGTGGTCCTGGAACGCCGCGACCGCGCCTACGTCGAGCAGCGCCAGCGCGCGGGCATCCTCGAACAGACGACGGTCGACGTCCTGAGAGCCGCCGGTGCGGCCGAGCGCATGGACCGCGAGGGCATGCCCCACGACGGCATCGAGCTCCGCTTCGACCGCCGCTCCCACCGCATCGACTTCCCCTCCCTCACCGGCGGCCGCCGCGTGATGGTGTACGCCCAGACGGAGGTCGTGAAGGACCTCATAGCTCAACAACTGGCCGGTGGCGCAACGCTGTTGTTCGAAGCGGAAGTCGAAGGAGTGGAAGGGGTCGAAGGGGCGGGGGCAGGCGAGGGAGGCGGGAGAGGCTTGAAGGACGCACATCAGACCTCCGCTCCCACCCCCACCGTCCACTACCGCCACCAAGGCCACCCCGCCACCCTCACGTGCGAGTACATCGTCGGCTGCGACGGCTTCCACGGGGTCGCCCGCAACGCGGTCCCCGCCGCCGTCCGTACGACGTACGAGCGCACCTACCCGTACTCCTGGCTCGGCATCCTCGCCGAAGCACCGCCCGTGTACGACGAGTTGATCTACGCGCACTCCCCGCGCGGCTTCGCCCTCGCAAGCATGCGCTCGCCCGCCGTCAGTCGCCTCTACCTCCAGGTGCCCAACGGCACCGACCCCGCCGAGTGGTCCGACGCACGCGTCTGGGAGGAGTTGGACGCCCGCCTCGCGACCGACGCCGACCATGGCTGGAAACTGGAACGGGGCCCCGTTGTCGCCAAGTCCGTTCTGCCGATGCGGAGTTGGGTGACCGAGCCGATGCGGTACGGGCGGCTGCTGCTGGCGGGTGATGCCGCGCACATCGTTCCGCCGACCGGCGCGAAGGGGTTGAACCTCGCGGTCGCCGATGTCGTCACCCTCTCCCGGGCGCTGGTCCAGTGGCAGGTGACCGGTTCGACGGAACGGCTCGACGCGTACTCCGAGACCTGCCTGCGCCGGGTCTGGCGCGCCGAGCACTTCTCGTACTCCATGACCGGGCTCCTGCACGCCGACCCGGCGCAGTCCCCCTTCGAAACCCGGCTCCAGCTTGCCCAGTTGGACCGCATCAGCCAATCGCGACACGCGGCCGCCGAACTCGCCGAGAACTACACAGGCCTCCCGATCAAGCCCTGA
- a CDS encoding helix-turn-helix transcriptional regulator, whose translation MTDDQIVTLRGERELIDRAGHLFAGARREFLVAAADPMTWSAGVRTAFSAGLRPTTEPGGLRMRKLYTPHALPDARAERRLAKMAAGGAHIRICAAPLTQETIVLDRRIAILAGTPADGTRTYTVIRTPDIVAGVRSLIRAAWAASPDLADHLRRPPVELGAEARQILRMLGAGHTDESAARRLGMSLRTYRRRVAELMEALGATSRFQAGVLAGELEARR comes from the coding sequence ATGACCGACGACCAGATCGTGACGCTCCGCGGCGAGCGGGAGCTCATCGACCGGGCCGGGCATCTGTTCGCGGGGGCACGGCGGGAGTTCCTGGTCGCCGCCGCCGACCCGATGACCTGGTCGGCCGGGGTGCGCACTGCCTTCTCCGCCGGGCTGCGGCCCACCACCGAGCCCGGCGGGCTCAGGATGCGCAAGCTCTACACCCCCCACGCCCTCCCCGACGCACGGGCCGAGCGGCGCCTCGCCAAGATGGCCGCGGGCGGGGCGCACATACGCATCTGCGCCGCGCCGCTCACGCAGGAGACCATCGTGCTCGACCGGCGGATAGCGATCCTCGCCGGAACTCCGGCCGATGGGACACGTACGTACACGGTGATCCGAACGCCTGACATCGTCGCCGGGGTCCGATCGCTGATCCGCGCGGCCTGGGCGGCGTCGCCCGATCTCGCGGACCATCTGCGCAGGCCGCCCGTGGAACTGGGCGCGGAGGCCCGGCAGATCCTGCGGATGCTCGGCGCCGGGCACACCGACGAATCGGCAGCGCGGCGGCTCGGCATGTCGTTGCGGACGTACCGCAGGAGGGTCGCCGAGCTGATGGAAGCGCTGGGGGCGACCTCCCGGTTCCAGGCGGGAGTACTGGCCGGGGAGTTGGAAGCCCGCAGGTAA
- a CDS encoding GNAT family N-acetyltransferase, whose amino-acid sequence MTEVFLRRLSRWQAEQQRESVADLYVAAYEGVSGADPRGREGFLRRFAEDVQRPGFDMIIASDPSMVGCAYGYPPGREGEWWHGFRGAVTDGDEELASGDRVFALAELMVLPAHRRAAIATRLRQRLLERVDADLITTLIDPANTAAAAAYASWGWTRTTRPTPAGLEAWTSRHPS is encoded by the coding sequence ATGACAGAGGTGTTCTTGCGGCGACTGTCGCGTTGGCAGGCCGAGCAGCAGCGGGAGTCGGTGGCGGACCTGTACGTCGCGGCGTACGAGGGTGTGTCCGGTGCGGATCCCCGCGGCCGGGAGGGGTTCCTGCGTCGCTTCGCCGAGGACGTTCAGCGCCCCGGATTCGACATGATCATCGCGAGCGACCCGTCCATGGTGGGCTGCGCCTACGGCTACCCCCCGGGCCGTGAGGGCGAGTGGTGGCACGGCTTCCGCGGTGCGGTGACCGACGGCGACGAGGAACTCGCCTCCGGCGACCGGGTGTTCGCGCTCGCCGAGCTGATGGTGCTGCCCGCGCACCGCCGTGCCGCCATAGCCACCCGGCTGCGCCAACGTCTCCTGGAACGCGTAGACGCCGACCTGATCACCACCCTGATCGACCCGGCCAACACGGCGGCCGCGGCGGCGTACGCCTCCTGGGGCTGGACCAGGACCACCCGCCCCACCCCCGCCGGCCTGGAGGCCTGGACCAGCCGCCACCCAAGCTGA
- a CDS encoding DoxX family protein, translating to MQTLGLGGAEWFAVLRIGLGLWWLESWRHKDKSTWFDGGGIAWAAGIADKHRWPFVKHGFDRLVKPRLRLHAYLVAYAELALGLGLIAGFLTPVALVGGLLLNLTYFVLMIHDWAEQGQNLMMALISVAGFFAMCWQAWSLDHVLGLFQK from the coding sequence ATGCAGACGCTTGGGCTCGGCGGGGCCGAGTGGTTCGCGGTCCTGAGGATCGGTCTCGGCCTGTGGTGGCTGGAGAGCTGGCGCCACAAGGACAAGTCGACGTGGTTCGACGGCGGCGGGATCGCCTGGGCCGCGGGCATCGCGGACAAGCACCGGTGGCCGTTCGTGAAGCACGGCTTCGACCGGCTGGTGAAGCCGCGCCTGCGGCTGCACGCCTACCTCGTCGCTTATGCCGAACTGGCCCTCGGCCTCGGCCTGATCGCGGGCTTCTTGACGCCGGTCGCCCTGGTCGGAGGGCTGCTGCTGAACCTGACGTACTTCGTGCTGATGATCCACGACTGGGCCGAACAGGGGCAGAACCTCATGATGGCGCTGATCTCGGTGGCCGGGTTCTTCGCCATGTGCTGGCAGGCCTGGTCGCTCGACCATGTGCTTGGTCTGTTCCAGAAGTAG
- a CDS encoding amidohydrolase family protein, whose protein sequence is MLDSQDGSQDIPKVISVDDHVIEPAHLFRTWLPAKYREQGPQPFTAGIGDLQYIGGKYRFTTDPAGQQTDWWRYEGELFPYKRIIAAVGFSRDEMTLDGITREQMRRGCWDPKARLADMDLNHVEASLCFPTFPRFCGQTFAEAKDKEVGLACVRAYNDWMVEEWCGDSGGRLIPLCLIPLWDVEFAVAEIRRNAARGVRAVTFSEIPTYLGLPSIHSGYWDPFFAACEETGTVVNMHIGSSSQMPAASPDAPPAVQAALSFNNAMASMMDFLFSGVLVKFPRLKLAYSEGQMGWIPYALERADDVWEEHRAWGGVKDLVPEPPSTYYYRQIFCCFFRDRHGIEAIKTVGVDNATFETDYPHVDSTWPHTKQVAADHVAGLSDDVVYKLLRGNAIRMLDLPFDADRRPTAV, encoded by the coding sequence GTGCTCGACAGTCAGGACGGCTCGCAGGACATCCCGAAGGTGATCAGCGTGGACGACCACGTGATCGAGCCTGCGCACCTCTTCAGGACGTGGCTTCCGGCCAAATACCGGGAGCAGGGCCCGCAGCCCTTCACGGCGGGCATCGGCGACCTCCAGTACATCGGCGGGAAGTACCGGTTCACCACGGACCCGGCCGGACAGCAGACCGACTGGTGGCGGTACGAGGGCGAGCTCTTCCCGTACAAGCGCATCATCGCCGCGGTCGGCTTCTCGCGCGACGAGATGACCCTCGACGGCATCACCCGCGAGCAGATGCGGCGCGGTTGCTGGGACCCCAAGGCGCGGCTGGCGGACATGGACCTCAACCACGTCGAGGCCTCCCTCTGCTTTCCGACCTTCCCCCGGTTCTGCGGCCAGACCTTCGCCGAGGCCAAGGACAAGGAGGTGGGACTGGCCTGCGTCCGGGCGTACAACGACTGGATGGTGGAGGAGTGGTGCGGCGACAGCGGCGGACGGCTGATCCCGCTGTGCCTGATCCCTTTGTGGGACGTCGAGTTTGCGGTGGCGGAGATCAGGCGCAACGCCGCCCGCGGGGTGCGCGCGGTGACCTTCTCCGAGATCCCCACCTACCTCGGGCTGCCGTCCATCCACTCCGGCTACTGGGACCCGTTCTTCGCGGCGTGCGAGGAAACCGGCACCGTCGTCAACATGCACATCGGCAGCAGCTCGCAGATGCCCGCCGCCTCCCCCGACGCGCCGCCCGCCGTCCAGGCCGCACTGAGCTTCAACAACGCGATGGCCTCGATGATGGACTTCCTGTTCAGCGGAGTCCTGGTGAAGTTCCCGCGGCTCAAACTCGCTTACAGCGAAGGGCAGATGGGCTGGATCCCGTACGCCCTGGAGCGCGCCGACGACGTGTGGGAGGAGCACCGCGCCTGGGGCGGCGTGAAGGACCTGGTCCCCGAGCCGCCGTCCACGTACTACTACCGGCAGATCTTCTGCTGCTTCTTCCGGGACCGGCACGGCATCGAGGCGATCAAGACGGTGGGCGTCGACAACGCCACCTTCGAGACGGACTATCCGCACGTCGACTCCACCTGGCCGCACACGAAGCAGGTGGCGGCCGAC